A stretch of the Campylobacter concisus genome encodes the following:
- a CDS encoding molybdopterin oxidoreductase family protein yields MEEIVKTTCPYCGTGCGIDLIVRNGRIVDAKPSKDHHVNDGELCLKGMFGWEFVNSPKRLSRPMMRKLNGVYDKRGELEEVSFEEVYDFLADKFKSTVAKYGPSSIMGFSSARSNNEDNYVFQKFFRAQGSNNVDHCARLUHAPTVAGLASTLGNGTMTNDLVEFATDTDVFLLIGTNTSECHPIIAMQMQRGLQRGAKMIVVDPKRTDMAKKADIFLQIPIGANIKTLNTMMHVIIAENLQDSEFIEKYSEGFEYLKEAVRDFTPERFEHETGIKKELIIEAARMYAKAGAAAICYTMGITQFSDGTSNVFSLSNLAVLTGNLGKKGAGVNPLRGQNNVQGACDMGALPNVIPAGAVNSPYAQEQARKVWHFELNPVPGFKLTQAPDKMDSGELKVLYVYGENPVMSDPWTEHFVHAVHHLDCFIVQDLFFTESAHKADVVLPAAGWGEKDGTFINTSRRVQRTRKASEPVNGVEPDWKVVCNIANRMGLEGFDFASPEQIWNELRELMPKFFGGISYYRLGKLGGISWPCPDEEHPGTPVLYADHKSMLPGGKFRFAPVLYVDDKGERAKAEAEFRAKMNIPDGYPVGSGALSEVPDEVYPCLFTTGRKVYHYHTGTMTRECPALEYGAGIEGALIEVSPDIARERELEEGCYALVQNKRGQIAAKLRVNPDLKEGTIFTTFHYSEADGNELANASDPDPLSGITPLKMTIANIRRLSEEEFIKFREQNEMSMHSANPYLSPVRA; encoded by the coding sequence ATGGAAGAGATCGTAAAGACCACCTGTCCATATTGCGGTACGGGCTGCGGCATCGATCTTATCGTGCGAAACGGTAGAATCGTAGACGCCAAACCTAGCAAAGACCACCACGTAAACGACGGCGAGCTTTGCTTAAAAGGAATGTTCGGATGGGAGTTTGTAAACTCTCCTAAACGCTTAAGCCGACCGATGATGAGAAAGCTAAACGGCGTCTATGACAAGCGCGGCGAGCTTGAAGAAGTGAGTTTTGAGGAGGTCTATGATTTCCTCGCGGATAAATTTAAATCCACCGTTGCAAAATACGGCCCAAGCTCGATCATGGGCTTTAGCTCCGCGCGCTCAAATAACGAAGACAACTATGTTTTCCAGAAATTTTTCCGCGCCCAGGGCAGCAACAACGTCGATCACTGCGCCCGTCTTTGACACGCTCCTACAGTGGCAGGTCTTGCCAGCACGCTAGGAAACGGAACGATGACTAATGATTTGGTCGAATTTGCGACCGATACGGACGTATTTTTACTCATCGGTACCAACACGAGCGAGTGCCACCCGATCATCGCTATGCAGATGCAGCGCGGCCTTCAGCGAGGTGCCAAGATGATCGTCGTAGATCCAAAGCGCACCGATATGGCCAAAAAAGCCGATATTTTCTTGCAAATTCCGATCGGAGCGAATATCAAAACGCTAAATACGATGATGCACGTCATAATCGCCGAAAATTTGCAAGATAGCGAATTTATCGAGAAGTACTCCGAGGGATTTGAATATCTAAAAGAAGCGGTTAGGGACTTTACGCCTGAGCGTTTCGAGCACGAAACCGGTATAAAAAAAGAGCTCATCATAGAGGCAGCTAGGATGTATGCTAAAGCAGGCGCGGCGGCGATTTGCTACACGATGGGTATCACGCAGTTTAGCGACGGCACGTCAAACGTCTTTTCGCTATCAAATTTAGCCGTTTTAACGGGAAATTTAGGCAAAAAGGGCGCGGGCGTAAATCCTCTGCGCGGTCAAAACAACGTCCAAGGCGCATGCGACATGGGCGCGCTGCCTAACGTCATCCCGGCAGGCGCGGTAAACAGCCCTTACGCGCAGGAGCAAGCGCGCAAAGTATGGCACTTTGAGCTAAATCCTGTTCCGGGCTTTAAGCTAACGCAAGCACCCGATAAAATGGATAGCGGTGAGTTAAAAGTACTCTACGTCTACGGCGAAAACCCCGTAATGAGCGACCCTTGGACCGAGCACTTCGTCCACGCCGTGCACCATCTAGACTGCTTTATCGTGCAGGATCTTTTCTTTACCGAGAGCGCGCACAAGGCCGATGTGGTGCTACCTGCCGCGGGCTGGGGCGAGAAGGACGGAACCTTTATCAACACCTCTCGCCGCGTCCAACGCACTCGCAAAGCTAGCGAGCCCGTTAACGGCGTGGAGCCTGATTGGAAGGTCGTTTGCAACATCGCAAACCGCATGGGACTAGAGGGATTTGACTTTGCGAGCCCTGAGCAAATTTGGAACGAGCTAAGGGAGCTTATGCCTAAATTTTTCGGCGGTATCAGCTACTATAGACTAGGCAAACTAGGCGGTATCAGCTGGCCGTGCCCAGACGAGGAGCATCCGGGTACGCCGGTGCTTTACGCAGATCACAAGTCCATGCTGCCTGGCGGTAAATTCCGCTTCGCGCCGGTACTTTACGTAGACGATAAAGGGGAGCGCGCTAAAGCCGAGGCCGAATTTAGAGCCAAGATGAATATCCCGGACGGCTACCCCGTCGGTAGCGGCGCGCTTAGCGAAGTGCCCGACGAGGTATATCCGTGCCTATTTACGACCGGACGCAAGGTCTATCACTACCACACGGGTACTATGACTAGAGAGTGTCCGGCTCTTGAATACGGTGCTGGCATCGAGGGCGCGCTCATAGAGGTGAGTCCCGATATCGCTCGCGAGAGGGAGCTAGAGGAGGGCTGCTACGCGCTCGTACAAAACAAACGCGGCCAGATCGCGGCCAAACTACGCGTAAATCCGGATCTAAAAGAAGGCACGATATTTACGACCTTCCACTATAGCGAGGCCGACGGTAACGAGCTAGCAAACGCCAGCGATCCCGATCCGCTCTCAGGCATCACGCCGCTAAAGATGACGATAGCAAACATCAGGCGTCTAAGCGAAGAGGAATTTATCAAATTTAGAGAGCAAAACGAGATGTCGATGCACTCGGCAAATCCGTATTTATCGCCTGTTAGAGCGTAA
- the flhF gene encoding flagellar biosynthesis protein FlhF has product MATKFHTFTGESTIEALKKAQETCGEKAILVTTKQIQAKTINKKPLYEILVSVEEDDVKQPPKPNTKAINYENAYSKFNKNYEPTKPKFEIKEEPAKFEAKTASPEPYDPNESVLLNISAAAKEISTIANVNIDDVKDKESSIPNGMNKKIDDVAKQVSVLSEKIGLITDMIWDEKAPNRNNLAIPPEFASIYKLAKQSGMKEEHLEAIMQTTLENLPVSMKSNPTAVKRYFYSLLRNMLPCRKEPSDKKQRIMMLVGPTGVGKTTTLAKLAARFAYGNEKRYKTGIITLDTYRIGAVEQLFQYAKMMKLPILDVIEIDDFQNAIKQLNYCDVILIDTTGNSQYDKEKLERLDKFLKHSGAKIDVNLVLSAGSKVEDLIEIYNGFSFLDIDTLIITKFDETKIFGNVFSLIYETNTPVSYFSVGQEVPDDLVEAKSEFLVECVFDGFTKQKASDE; this is encoded by the coding sequence ATGGCTACAAAATTTCATACTTTTACGGGCGAGAGCACCATTGAGGCCTTGAAAAAGGCTCAAGAAACGTGCGGTGAAAAAGCCATACTTGTTACAACAAAGCAAATTCAAGCCAAAACGATAAATAAAAAGCCGCTTTATGAAATTTTAGTAAGCGTCGAAGAAGACGACGTGAAGCAACCCCCAAAACCAAATACAAAAGCCATAAATTATGAAAATGCCTACTCTAAATTTAATAAAAACTATGAGCCTACTAAGCCAAAATTTGAGATAAAAGAAGAGCCGGCTAAATTTGAGGCAAAGACAGCATCACCCGAGCCTTACGATCCAAACGAGAGCGTGCTTTTAAATATCTCAGCTGCTGCAAAAGAGATAAGCACGATCGCAAATGTAAATATCGATGACGTCAAAGATAAAGAGTCAAGCATACCAAACGGTATGAATAAAAAAATAGACGATGTGGCAAAGCAAGTAAGCGTGCTAAGCGAGAAAATAGGGCTCATAACTGACATGATCTGGGACGAGAAAGCCCCAAATCGCAATAATCTTGCGATCCCGCCAGAGTTTGCTAGCATCTACAAGCTCGCAAAACAAAGCGGCATGAAAGAGGAGCATTTAGAGGCTATCATGCAAACGACGCTTGAAAATTTACCAGTTTCGATGAAGAGCAATCCAACTGCTGTAAAGAGATATTTCTACTCACTTTTACGCAATATGCTACCTTGCAGAAAAGAGCCAAGCGATAAAAAACAACGTATCATGATGCTAGTTGGTCCAACTGGAGTTGGTAAGACGACGACTCTTGCAAAGCTAGCTGCTCGTTTTGCTTACGGCAATGAAAAGCGCTATAAAACAGGTATCATCACGCTTGATACATATCGTATTGGAGCGGTTGAGCAGCTATTTCAATACGCTAAAATGATGAAGCTACCTATTCTAGATGTTATCGAGATAGATGACTTTCAAAATGCTATCAAACAGCTTAATTATTGTGATGTGATACTTATTGATACGACTGGAAATTCGCAGTATGACAAAGAAAAGCTTGAAAGGCTTGATAAATTTTTAAAGCATAGCGGTGCAAAGATCGATGTAAATTTAGTCCTCTCAGCTGGCTCAAAGGTTGAAGATCTAATAGAAATTTATAATGGGTTTTCATTTTTGGACATCGACACACTTATAATAACCAAATTCGATGAGACAAAAATTTTTGGCAATGTCTTTTCGCTGATATATGAAACAAATACGCCAGTTAGCTACTTTAGCGTGGGCCAAGAGGTGCCTGATGATCTTGTGGAGGCAAAGAGCGAATTTTTAGTAGAGTGCGTGTTTGACGGCTTTACAAAGCAAAAGGCTAGCGATGAATAA
- a CDS encoding helix-turn-helix transcriptional regulator: MLNELYNDVEYKTLLEHISSQYKGKVVLDRKQTAGVLGIGVSTLDLRISQGRDIPRYIKMGDAKNSRIAFAITDIATYIF, encoded by the coding sequence ATGCTTAACGAACTATATAACGATGTAGAGTACAAAACGCTTCTTGAGCACATATCTAGCCAATATAAAGGAAAGGTAGTTCTAGACAGAAAGCAAACCGCAGGGGTTCTTGGCATCGGCGTATCTACTCTTGATCTTCGTATATCGCAGGGCAGAGATATTCCGCGTTATATAAAGATGGGAGATGCAAAGAATTCTCGCATAGCGTTTGCGATAACGGACATTGCGACTTATATTTTTTAA
- the fliM gene encoding flagellar motor switch protein FliM: MADILSQEEIDALLEVVDEDGDTSNIEVEERSQGEQKQIIIYDFKRPNRVSKEQLRAIKGIHDKLARNLASQISSVMRSIVEIRLHSVDQMTYGEFLMSLPSPTSFNVFSIKPLDGNCVLEINPSIAFPMIDRLLGGTGENFEANRELTDIEVNLLDAVLRMIMQRLKESWSMITDMYPNVEAKESSPNVVQIVSQNEIVIMVVMEIIVGGSSGMINLCYPVIYLEPILSRLANRDIMLGETSAKKSRNKELKTLIGRAEILYEAILGKSIISVNEFLNLKEGDILRLDRGADDKAIVCIDKKEVFLAEVGLHRFRKSIRIEQLIRSDKDEIKNILEKYEEERKAKLMAYEANERKMEEEEDDEDDE, from the coding sequence ATGGCTGATATTTTAAGTCAAGAAGAGATAGACGCGCTACTTGAAGTTGTCGATGAAGACGGCGATACGAGTAATATCGAGGTCGAAGAGAGATCGCAAGGCGAACAAAAACAGATTATTATTTATGATTTTAAGCGTCCAAACCGCGTTAGTAAAGAGCAACTCCGTGCGATAAAAGGCATTCATGATAAGCTTGCTAGAAATTTAGCTAGTCAAATTTCTAGTGTTATGAGAAGTATCGTCGAGATCAGACTTCACAGTGTTGATCAAATGACTTATGGCGAATTTTTGATGAGTTTGCCAAGCCCAACTAGTTTCAATGTATTTTCTATAAAGCCGCTTGATGGAAACTGTGTTTTGGAGATAAATCCAAGCATTGCTTTTCCGATGATAGATCGTTTGCTTGGCGGAACTGGTGAAAATTTTGAAGCAAATAGAGAGCTAACCGACATCGAAGTAAATTTGCTTGATGCGGTGCTTAGAATGATCATGCAGCGTCTAAAAGAGAGCTGGTCGATGATAACTGATATGTATCCAAATGTGGAAGCTAAAGAGAGCAGTCCAAATGTCGTACAGATCGTCTCTCAAAACGAGATCGTCATCATGGTCGTTATGGAGATCATAGTTGGTGGCTCAAGCGGTATGATAAATTTATGCTATCCAGTCATCTACCTTGAACCGATACTCTCACGCCTTGCAAACAGGGACATTATGCTTGGCGAAACAAGTGCAAAAAAAAGTAGAAACAAAGAGCTAAAAACACTTATCGGACGAGCAGAAATTTTATATGAAGCCATACTTGGCAAATCGATCATCAGCGTAAATGAGTTTTTAAATTTAAAAGAAGGCGATATTTTAAGGCTTGATAGAGGAGCTGATGATAAGGCGATCGTTTGTATCGATAAAAAAGAAGTTTTCTTAGCTGAAGTTGGGCTTCATAGATTTAGAAAATCTATAAGGATTGAGCAATTAATACGCTCTGATAAAGACGAGATCAAAAATATCTTAGAAAAATACGAAGAAGAGCGAAAAGCAAAGCTGATGGCGTATGAAGCTAATGAGCGCAAAATGGAAGAAGAAGAGGACGACGAAGATGATGAATGA
- the mnmA gene encoding tRNA 2-thiouridine(34) synthase MnmA yields MKIMVAMSGGVDSTMTAKFLQEAGHEVQGCYMMLHQKPGYHEENIRKVKKVGEYLGIKVHILDLQDKFNEFVYDPFVKLYKEGKTPNPCALCNKFIKLGALLDFAKANGCEKLATGHYVQVIDGFITCAKDPSKDQSYFLAQVPKEILKDVIFPLGDKFKKDIKELARSVKVLEEFATQAESSEICFVEDTYIEVLNKHYNTNLPGNVVDKDGKIIGRHQGYMHYTIGKRRGFEVFGAHEPHFVIKINADKNEIVVGTKDDLAQKVVELENVNLFIDKDKFECETKIRYRSPKLDAFVEVDKENKTAKLTLNQNALGVAQGQLCVMYDGDKVIASGFIKG; encoded by the coding sequence ATGAAAATAATGGTCGCAATGAGCGGTGGTGTAGATAGCACTATGACGGCTAAATTTCTGCAAGAAGCCGGTCATGAAGTGCAAGGTTGCTATATGATGCTACATCAAAAGCCAGGATATCACGAAGAAAATATCAGGAAAGTAAAAAAAGTAGGCGAGTATCTTGGCATAAAGGTGCATATTTTGGATCTGCAGGATAAATTTAACGAGTTTGTCTATGATCCTTTTGTGAAGCTCTATAAAGAGGGCAAGACGCCAAATCCTTGTGCTTTGTGCAATAAATTTATAAAACTGGGTGCGTTGCTTGATTTTGCAAAGGCAAATGGCTGTGAGAAGCTTGCTACTGGGCATTATGTGCAAGTTATTGATGGATTTATCACATGTGCAAAAGATCCTAGCAAGGATCAAAGCTACTTTTTAGCCCAAGTGCCAAAAGAGATATTAAAAGATGTTATTTTCCCGCTTGGGGATAAATTTAAAAAAGATATAAAAGAGCTTGCAAGAAGTGTAAAAGTGCTTGAAGAATTTGCTACGCAGGCAGAAAGTAGTGAAATTTGCTTTGTGGAAGATACTTATATCGAAGTTTTAAATAAGCATTACAATACAAATTTACCAGGAAACGTAGTTGATAAAGACGGTAAAATAATCGGCCGTCACCAAGGCTATATGCACTATACTATCGGTAAGCGCCGTGGTTTTGAGGTTTTTGGTGCTCATGAGCCACATTTTGTTATAAAGATAAATGCCGATAAAAACGAGATCGTTGTAGGAACAAAAGATGACTTAGCTCAAAAGGTAGTCGAGCTTGAAAACGTAAATTTATTTATAGATAAAGATAAATTTGAGTGCGAAACTAAGATAAGATATAGAAGCCCTAAACTTGATGCTTTTGTTGAGGTTGATAAAGAGAATAAAACAGCGAAACTAACGCTAAATCAAAATGCACTTGGTGTGGCACAAGGTCAGCTTTGTGTTATGTATGATGGCGATAAGGTTATTGCAAGTGGATTTATAAAAGGCTAG
- the fliY gene encoding flagellar motor switch protein FliY, with amino-acid sequence MMNDFFNIFSNELKATIEGLTGRAPEVGERNEFDAPTQNGIKPPVVMANISLSGDINAKTEIVCTPVLISAISEWMMGEEEISKNENLGSDELDAAKEIFSNLFSAFSTSLGAQKGMPKINFEVINVNFLDENSSLDFSVYEKLFLFNVKIEDLSEHIGFACDHSLMKFFEPTKTEAPAAPASTPHVAKGDFSAEEMRNIGLIMDVRLPIRVRIGSKRMLLKDVLTMDIGSVIELNQLANDPLEILIGDKVIALGEVVIIDGNFGIQITQIGSKRERLQQLK; translated from the coding sequence ATGATGAATGATTTTTTTAATATATTTTCTAATGAATTAAAAGCTACTATCGAAGGACTTACGGGCAGAGCTCCTGAGGTTGGTGAAAGAAATGAATTTGACGCACCAACACAAAATGGCATAAAGCCGCCGGTAGTGATGGCCAATATCTCTTTAAGTGGTGATATCAATGCTAAAACAGAGATAGTATGCACTCCAGTTTTAATAAGTGCCATTAGCGAATGGATGATGGGCGAAGAGGAAATTTCAAAGAATGAAAATTTAGGCAGTGATGAGCTTGACGCCGCAAAAGAGATATTTTCAAATCTTTTTAGTGCTTTTAGTACATCTTTGGGTGCTCAAAAGGGCATGCCAAAGATAAATTTTGAAGTAATAAATGTAAATTTTTTAGATGAAAATTCTTCGCTTGATTTTAGTGTTTATGAAAAGCTATTTTTATTTAATGTCAAAATCGAAGATCTAAGTGAGCATATCGGTTTTGCTTGCGATCATTCGCTGATGAAATTTTTTGAGCCAACAAAGACCGAAGCACCAGCTGCACCAGCGAGCACTCCTCACGTAGCTAAGGGCGATTTTAGCGCTGAAGAGATGAGAAATATCGGGCTTATAATGGATGTTAGGCTACCTATTCGTGTTCGTATCGGCTCAAAAAGAATGCTTTTAAAAGATGTGCTTACCATGGATATTGGCTCAGTTATCGAGTTAAATCAATTAGCAAACGATCCGCTTGAAATTTTGATCGGTGATAAGGTTATAGCACTTGGCGAAGTGGTAATAATAGACGGAAACTTTGGCATCCAGATCACTCAGATAGGCTCAAAACGCGAGAGGCTTCAACAGTTAAAATAA
- a CDS encoding RNA polymerase sigma factor FliA produces the protein MHELKQKQLNAYKNTIKKEQDEIVLKYMPALRAMAFRLKERLPSSIDTNDLISIGVEEMIKLSRKYDKEQNDSFWGYGKKRIYGSMLDYLRTLDVVSRSDRKLVKSINSEIDNYFNEFEEEPSDEYLAEKLNEDIEKIREARGVSGIITILPIDEQMELIGQNDVEKSIEREDLILKIEEALKDFDERDQMLVQLYYYEELNLKEISQIMNISESRISQIHKRLLDRIRRSLGV, from the coding sequence ATGCACGAGTTAAAGCAAAAGCAGCTTAACGCTTATAAAAACACGATAAAAAAGGAACAAGACGAAATCGTCTTAAAATATATGCCAGCACTGCGTGCAATGGCGTTTAGGCTTAAAGAGAGGTTGCCATCAAGCATAGATACAAACGACCTAATAAGCATTGGTGTTGAAGAGATGATAAAGCTTAGCAGGAAGTATGACAAGGAGCAAAATGACTCTTTTTGGGGTTATGGCAAAAAGAGAATTTATGGCTCTATGCTTGATTATCTAAGGACGCTTGATGTTGTCAGTAGAAGCGATAGAAAACTCGTAAAGAGCATAAATAGTGAGATAGATAACTATTTTAATGAATTTGAAGAAGAGCCAAGTGATGAGTATTTGGCCGAAAAGCTTAATGAAGATATTGAGAAGATAAGAGAGGCAAGAGGCGTTAGCGGTATCATTACTATTTTGCCAATAGACGAGCAAATGGAGCTAATTGGTCAAAATGATGTCGAGAAAAGCATTGAGAGAGAGGATCTCATTTTAAAAATAGAAGAAGCTTTAAAAGATTTTGACGAAAGAGATCAGATGTTGGTTCAGCTTTATTATTATGAAGAGCTAAATTTAAAAGAGATAAGCCAGATCATGAATATCAGCGAGAGTAGAATTTCACAAATTCATAAACGTTTGCTTGATCGTATTAGGCGTAGCTTGGGGGTTTAA
- a CDS encoding TIGR00730 family Rossman fold protein, which produces MNNELVSDLLNFPNVLKYKNKNVTFFGSARFDEENFYCKKAYELAYKLNELGYAILTGGGDGIMRAANKGAFDSAKSPSIALNVRLPFEQNTNPYVTAKYLFSNLSPRKFALTDRSVAFVVFPGGFGTLDELFEILVLAQVGSKKVKIFLFGSEFWQGLDEFIKNTLVSQKTIKKEDINLYKITDDLELIVDEILTI; this is translated from the coding sequence ATGAATAATGAATTAGTTAGTGATCTTTTAAATTTTCCAAACGTCTTAAAATATAAAAATAAAAATGTTACCTTCTTTGGCTCGGCTAGATTTGATGAAGAAAATTTCTACTGCAAAAAGGCTTATGAACTAGCTTATAAGCTAAACGAGCTAGGATATGCCATCTTAACTGGTGGCGGGGATGGTATAATGAGAGCCGCAAACAAGGGCGCGTTTGACAGTGCAAAGTCGCCAAGTATAGCCTTAAATGTGAGGCTTCCATTTGAACAAAATACAAATCCTTACGTCACAGCAAAATATCTCTTTTCAAATTTAAGCCCAAGAAAATTTGCACTTACCGATCGTTCAGTCGCATTTGTCGTCTTTCCGGGCGGCTTTGGCACTCTTGATGAACTTTTTGAAATTTTAGTACTTGCTCAAGTTGGTAGCAAAAAAGTAAAAATTTTTCTTTTTGGGAGCGAGTTTTGGCAAGGGCTTGATGAGTTTATAAAAAATACACTAGTTAGCCAAAAAACAATAAAAAAAGAAGATATAAATTTATACAAAATCACCGATGATTTAGAGCTTATTGTAGATGAAATTTTGACTATTTAA
- the folK gene encoding 2-amino-4-hydroxy-6-hydroxymethyldihydropteridine diphosphokinase, which translates to MRLAGARKIVKSRFCPSFFQKRDEFKYEALVGMGGNIGDSAKRFDKFIRAVSEDRRFHVVEVSPILINAAFGYEAQDDFSNAVINLQTSMSPRNLLKILGHYESKFKRVRTFKNAPRTLDLDILYFSKKVYKTPRLIVPHPGADKRFSVIVPLGLMRG; encoded by the coding sequence ATGAGGCTAGCTGGAGCAAGAAAGATTGTAAAAAGCCGTTTTTGCCCTAGTTTTTTTCAAAAAAGAGATGAGTTTAAGTATGAGGCGCTAGTTGGCATGGGTGGCAACATCGGTGATAGCGCAAAGAGGTTTGATAAATTTATAAGAGCAGTTAGTGAAGATAGGCGTTTTCACGTAGTTGAAGTCTCGCCGATCCTTATAAATGCGGCGTTTGGTTATGAAGCGCAGGATGATTTTAGTAACGCTGTTATAAATTTACAAACCTCTATGAGCCCTAGAAATTTACTAAAAATTTTAGGGCATTATGAGAGTAAATTTAAGCGCGTGAGGACATTTAAAAATGCGCCACGCACGCTTGATTTGGACATTTTGTATTTTAGTAAAAAAGTCTATAAGACGCCGCGCCTTATCGTCCCGCACCCAGGAGCTGATAAGAGGTTTAGCGTGATCGTGCCACTAGGGCTTATGAGAGGTTAA
- a CDS encoding P-loop NTPase produces the protein MNNQAQKLQNLVQSQTKSKNTHFIAITSGKGGVGKSTISANLANVLSKNGYKVGLFDADIGLANLDVILNVKMDKNLLHVLKGECSLKDILIPINKNLILIPGESGDEILKFNNQFLFERFLDEASELDELDFLIIDTGAGIGGSTQLFLEAADEVVVVTVPDPAAITDAYAVIKIVSRFKNSELLLLNMVKNEAEATRIYENIKRVANANIGPSLNLELIGFVASDKNVSRSIKQRTLFTDDAAYAEPSAQIKQIASNLLYRLERKVLDDEQSRSFGGFFKRLIEQF, from the coding sequence ATGAATAATCAAGCGCAAAAATTACAAAATTTAGTCCAGTCTCAAACTAAGAGTAAAAATACGCATTTTATTGCGATTACTAGCGGTAAAGGCGGCGTTGGCAAGAGTACGATAAGTGCAAATTTAGCAAATGTTTTATCAAAAAATGGTTACAAAGTAGGGCTTTTTGATGCTGATATCGGCCTTGCAAACCTTGATGTCATCTTAAATGTAAAAATGGATAAAAATTTACTTCATGTGCTAAAAGGCGAGTGCAGCCTAAAAGACATCTTGATACCTATAAATAAAAATTTGATCCTCATCCCTGGCGAAAGCGGTGATGAAATTTTAAAATTTAACAATCAATTTTTATTTGAGAGGTTTTTGGATGAGGCGAGCGAGCTTGATGAGCTTGATTTTTTGATTATTGACACCGGAGCTGGCATAGGTGGTAGCACGCAGCTGTTTTTAGAAGCGGCTGATGAGGTTGTAGTGGTGACCGTGCCTGATCCTGCGGCGATAACTGATGCATACGCTGTCATAAAGATCGTCTCAAGGTTTAAAAATAGCGAGCTTTTGCTTTTAAATATGGTAAAAAATGAGGCAGAGGCAACTAGAATTTATGAAAATATCAAACGCGTTGCTAATGCAAATATCGGGCCTAGCTTAAATTTAGAGCTTATAGGATTTGTAGCTTCTGATAAGAATGTTTCAAGAAGTATAAAGCAACGAACGCTTTTTACAGACGATGCTGCTTATGCTGAGCCTAGTGCTCAGATAAAACAAATAGCTTCGAATTTGCTTTATAGGTTGGAACGAAAAGTGCTTGACGATGAGCAAAGCAGGAGCTTTGGGGGCTTCTTTAAGCGTTTGATAGAACAATTTTGA
- the fdh3B gene encoding formate dehydrogenase FDH3 subunit beta — translation MSEFNDNNRLKFYCDDDRCIDCNGCAVACDEAHELPLGIRRRRVITLNEGIPGKEISTSIACMHCEDAPCSLVCPVDCFYIRADGVVLHDKDICIGCGYCLYACPFGAPQFPRDGVFGAKGSMDKCTMCAGGPLPTNSEAEREEYGQDRISEGKVPVCAAMCSTKALLVGESAMIEKIYGDRVKARGYGFKDLKQTLTWKLAYYAGDRLKIKS, via the coding sequence ATGAGCGAATTTAACGATAACAATAGACTTAAATTTTACTGCGACGACGATAGATGTATCGACTGTAACGGCTGTGCGGTGGCTTGCGACGAGGCTCACGAGCTGCCTCTAGGTATCCGCCGCCGCCGCGTCATCACGCTAAACGAAGGCATACCCGGTAAGGAAATATCAACCTCGATAGCCTGCATGCACTGCGAGGACGCTCCGTGCTCGCTGGTTTGCCCGGTTGATTGTTTTTATATCAGAGCCGACGGCGTAGTGCTACACGACAAAGATATCTGCATCGGCTGCGGATACTGCCTATACGCGTGTCCGTTCGGCGCGCCTCAGTTCCCGCGCGATGGAGTGTTCGGCGCCAAAGGCTCGATGGATAAGTGCACGATGTGTGCAGGCGGTCCGCTACCGACAAATAGCGAAGCCGAGCGCGAAGAGTACGGCCAGGATAGAATTTCCGAAGGCAAAGTGCCGGTTTGTGCCGCAATGTGCTCGACAAAGGCGCTGCTAGTAGGCGAATCTGCAATGATAGAGAAGATCTACGGCGATAGGGTCAAGGCACGCGGCTACGGCTTTAAAGACCTAAAGCAAACTCTGACTTGGAAGCTCGCCTACTATGCTGGCGATAGGCTTAAAATAAAATCTTAA